GTCCTCGTCGGGTAGCTCTCGGCGGTCGTTCACGCGAGCGACGAGCGCGCCGCGATCGATGGCAGCCCCCTCGATCGTCGCCGGCGTGATCGGTTTTCCGTCGCCCTCGACCGTGACGACCACCACCGCGTCCTCGAGGTCGTACTCCCGAACCCGTTCCTGAATTCGGTCGACGCCCTCGCCGGCCTCGAGGTCGACGTCGACGAAGACGAACTCGCGGGTGTCGGTGAGGCCGCGGCGACTGATCCCCACGGCGTCGTCCTCGAAATCGACGAGGTTGTAGCCCCGGTTCTCGCGTTCGCTGGCGCTCGCGCGTTCCGTCGATCCGCAATAGGTGACCCAGGTGTCGAGTACTTCTGCCGTGTCCGGCTTGTGGTTGTCCCCGAGGAGGACGGCATCGAAGTCGATCGTCGACTCCTCGAGTAATCGTTCGGTGTCCCAGTCGGCGTGGGCGAACGGCTGGAACAGGCCGTGGCTCACGAGCGTCGCGTGTTCGGCCTCGTCGGGGACGGGTGCGAAGTCGTACTCGAGATCGTCGCGTCTCGAGCGCGGGACGAAATCCAGGCCGTAAACGGCCACGTCGTCGACGACTTCGGGTTCCGCACCGAGTCGCGTCGCCAGTCCGAGATCCGCGAAAAGGTCGAGCCACTGGGCGTCGCGTTTCGACTCGTGGTTGCCGACGACGGCGAGAAAGGGGATGTCGGCGTCGGCGAGCGTACGGAGGATTTCGACGGTGCCCTGCAGATCGATCAGCCCCGGTCGCCGGTCGTGAAAGAGGTCGCCGGCGTGGATCACGGCGTCGACGTCGTCCGCGACCGCGTCGTCGACGACGGAGCGAAAGGCCTCGAGAAAGTCCTGTCGTCGCTCGGGCGCGTTGTACTGCTGGTACCCGATGTGGGTGTCGCCCGTGTGGATAACCCGCGTCATTGTCGCCTCGTTGGCAGGCCCGCCCTAAAGGGGTTCCGCGACCGAAGTGGAAGTGAAACGAAGTGTGTGCAGTGGGTGGGTGTATCGTGGCAGCGAGGAAAGACACCACAACAGCAGATCAGTTTCGTGCAGTGGCGCGCGCCGAGTCGCGGCGAGGTAAACGAGGCGCGACTCGAGACCGTTCGAGGTCGTCGTGAGTGTAACGAGCGACGTCGTTCGAAACGGCAAAGCCGTTTCGTGATGCCGAAAACGCGTCACGTTTTCGAGCAGCCTGGAAGTCGCAAAGCGTCTTCCAGTGGATGAGTGAAGGAGCGTCGCGACTGAACGAATCGGTTGGGGAGGACGTGGCAATCATAGTGTTCACGGTAGCAGGACGCTCGTCGGTGTCTTTCCGTGTTCTCGAGGACGTATGGAAACGAGACATATACTGCTCTCACACTGGCAACGAGGATTGCCACGTCCTCCCCAACCGATTCACTCGCTCCCTTCGGTCGCTCGCTCATCCCTCGCACGGTGGTATCGTCCGCCCTCACTACCGTTCGGACGGACGACAGCGCGCGCCACCACCCAACGCTAACCCGGCAATGCTACTCTCACCGTCGGAAAACGGGCGTCGGTAGACGGTGGTACCGATCGATATTGGCGACTGGTCTGGGCGACAAACGGGAGAAAACGGTGAGAA
Above is a window of Natronorubrum tibetense GA33 DNA encoding:
- the mre11 gene encoding DNA double-strand break repair protein Mre11, producing the protein MTRVIHTGDTHIGYQQYNAPERRQDFLEAFRSVVDDAVADDVDAVIHAGDLFHDRRPGLIDLQGTVEILRTLADADIPFLAVVGNHESKRDAQWLDLFADLGLATRLGAEPEVVDDVAVYGLDFVPRSRRDDLEYDFAPVPDEAEHATLVSHGLFQPFAHADWDTERLLEESTIDFDAVLLGDNHKPDTAEVLDTWVTYCGSTERASASERENRGYNLVDFEDDAVGISRRGLTDTREFVFVDVDLEAGEGVDRIQERVREYDLEDAVVVVTVEGDGKPITPATIEGAAIDRGALVARVNDRRELPDEDEEVSVSFADPDAAVRERVRELGLSDAARNIDETVRDDGLVDANVRETVERRVRDLLEDDTSAFDPAPERSPDDEDVTTVADQLEGGAEAEEPAATEIDNIDGSDDIEESAVEAVIDAAAADTDGGEPTADATEANPDEHEPSSNGSETDTDEPETDIDEPPAETTETDAESESDGPADADASLGDFA